The Leptolyngbya sp. CCY15150 genome contains a region encoding:
- the alaS gene encoding alanine--tRNA ligase yields MVTFLSGAQIRQTFLEFYQARGHRILPSASLVPEDPTVLLTIAGMLPFKPIFLGQRQPDCLRATSSQKCIRTNDIENVGRTARHHTFFEMLGNFSFGDYFKSDAIAWAWELSTQVFGLSPERLVVSVFRDDDEAFAIWRDQIGIPAHRIQRMDEADNFWVSGPTGPCGPCSEIYYDFHPELGDATLDLEDDSRFIEFYNLVFMQYNRDAEGQLTPLQKQNIDTGLGLERMAQILQQVPNNYETDLIFPIIKTAAAIANMDYAKADESTQVSLKVVGDHVRSVVHMIADGITASNLGRGYVLRRLIRRVVRHGRLLGIDRPFITEVAETAIALCEDVYPQVRERAALIQAELQLEEARFLETLERGEKLLSEILSKVPAGGQITGRDAFVLYDTYGFPLELTQEIAEEQGLTVNVAEFETAMEQQRQRSQAAHETIDLTVQGALDQLAEHIHETEFLGYTDVAGSATVQVLLVDGHPVDQAPAGTAVRLVLDQTPFYAESGGQIGDRGYLSADSTLVRIEDVQKEGSIFIHIGTVERGSLSVGDRVTAQIDLACRRRAQANHTATHLLQAALKTLVSDTISQAGSLVSFDRLRFDFNYAKPLTPEQIQQIEAQVNTWIAEAHGATITVMSLADAKAKGAIAMFGEKYADDVRVIDFPGVSMELCGGTHVSNTAEIGLFKIVSETGVAAGIRRIEAIAGPAVLEYLNLREQVVRELSDRFKVKPEEVVERVTTLQDDLKLAQKQLTALKSDLAIAQSDGLLSQAETVGAVQILVAQLGESDPESLKTAAERLLQKLGDGAVVLGSVPEAGKVSLVAAFSPAVNQAGLQAGKFIGAIAKLCGGGGGGRPNLAQAGGRDPEQLDAALEQARQTLQSTLKAS; encoded by the coding sequence ATGGTCACCTTTCTTAGCGGCGCTCAAATTCGACAAACGTTCCTAGAGTTCTATCAAGCCCGCGGGCATCGCATTTTGCCCAGCGCGTCGCTGGTACCGGAGGATCCGACGGTGCTGCTGACGATCGCGGGGATGTTGCCCTTCAAGCCGATTTTCCTAGGCCAGCGTCAGCCGGACTGTTTGCGCGCCACCAGTTCTCAAAAATGTATTCGCACCAACGATATTGAAAATGTGGGACGTACGGCACGCCACCACACCTTTTTTGAGATGCTGGGCAACTTCAGCTTCGGCGATTACTTCAAATCCGACGCGATCGCTTGGGCCTGGGAATTATCGACGCAGGTGTTTGGGCTGTCTCCCGAGCGATTGGTGGTGAGCGTCTTTCGTGACGATGATGAAGCCTTTGCCATCTGGCGCGACCAGATTGGCATTCCCGCCCACCGCATCCAGCGCATGGATGAAGCGGATAATTTCTGGGTGTCTGGCCCCACGGGCCCCTGCGGCCCTTGCTCTGAGATTTACTACGACTTCCACCCCGAGTTGGGCGATGCCACCCTCGACCTAGAAGACGACAGCCGGTTCATCGAGTTCTACAACTTGGTGTTCATGCAATACAACCGGGATGCGGAGGGGCAGCTCACGCCGCTGCAAAAGCAAAATATTGACACCGGGCTGGGTCTGGAGCGCATGGCGCAAATTTTGCAGCAGGTGCCCAATAACTATGAAACCGATCTGATTTTCCCCATCATCAAAACCGCAGCAGCGATCGCCAACATGGACTATGCCAAGGCGGATGAGTCTACCCAAGTTTCCCTGAAGGTTGTAGGTGATCACGTGCGATCGGTGGTGCATATGATTGCCGATGGCATTACGGCTTCTAACCTGGGGCGGGGCTATGTGCTGCGGCGCTTAATCCGGCGCGTGGTGCGCCATGGTCGCCTGTTAGGGATCGATCGCCCCTTTATCACCGAGGTAGCCGAAACGGCGATCGCTCTCTGTGAAGATGTTTATCCCCAAGTGCGGGAACGGGCGGCGCTGATTCAAGCCGAACTGCAGCTAGAGGAAGCTCGCTTTTTGGAAACCCTAGAGCGGGGCGAGAAATTGCTCAGCGAGATTTTATCGAAGGTGCCGGCGGGGGGGCAGATTACCGGCCGGGATGCCTTCGTGCTCTACGACACCTACGGTTTTCCGCTAGAACTCACCCAGGAAATTGCTGAAGAACAGGGGTTGACGGTCAATGTGGCCGAGTTTGAGACGGCCATGGAGCAGCAGCGCCAGCGCTCCCAAGCCGCCCATGAAACCATCGATCTGACGGTGCAAGGCGCGTTGGATCAACTGGCGGAACATATCCACGAAACCGAATTTTTGGGCTACACCGATGTGGCCGGCAGCGCCACGGTGCAAGTGTTGCTCGTAGATGGTCATCCGGTGGATCAGGCCCCGGCAGGGACAGCGGTGCGCCTAGTGCTCGACCAAACGCCCTTCTATGCCGAGTCGGGCGGTCAAATTGGCGATCGCGGCTACCTATCGGCGGACAGCACCCTGGTGCGCATTGAGGATGTGCAAAAAGAAGGATCGATCTTTATCCACATCGGCACCGTGGAGCGGGGCAGTCTCAGCGTTGGCGATCGGGTCACGGCCCAGATTGACCTGGCCTGTCGCCGTCGGGCCCAGGCTAACCACACGGCTACACACCTGCTGCAAGCGGCGCTCAAAACCTTGGTGAGTGACACCATTTCCCAAGCCGGTTCCTTGGTGTCCTTCGATCGCCTCCGGTTTGACTTCAACTATGCCAAACCCTTGACCCCTGAACAGATCCAGCAGATTGAGGCCCAGGTGAATACCTGGATTGCGGAAGCCCATGGAGCCACGATTACGGTCATGTCCCTGGCAGATGCGAAAGCGAAAGGGGCGATCGCCATGTTTGGGGAGAAATATGCCGATGATGTGCGGGTGATTGATTTTCCCGGCGTCTCCATGGAACTCTGCGGCGGCACCCATGTGAGCAATACGGCAGAAATTGGCCTGTTTAAGATTGTGTCTGAAACGGGCGTAGCGGCAGGCATTCGGCGCATTGAGGCGATCGCTGGCCCGGCGGTGCTGGAATATCTCAATCTCCGGGAGCAGGTGGTGCGGGAGTTGAGCGATCGCTTTAAGGTGAAACCGGAGGAGGTGGTCGAGCGGGTCACAACTCTCCAGGATGATCTGAAGCTGGCCCAAAAGCAGTTGACCGCCCTCAAGTCTGACCTAGCGATCGCCCAGAGTGACGGTCTCCTGAGCCAAGCGGAAACAGTGGGCGCGGTGCAAATTCTCGTGGCCCAACTGGGAGAAAGTGACCCCGAGTCGTTGAAAACCGCCGCGGAACGGTTGCTGCAAAAGCTGGGGGATGGAGCTGTGGTGCTGGGATCGGTGCCGGAAGCGGGTAAGGTCAGTTTGGTGGCAGCCTTCAGTCCGGCGGTGAATCAAGCGGGTCTCCAGGCTGGAAAATTCATCGGAGCGATCGCTAAACTCTGTGGCGGTGGCGGTGGTGGGCGACCCAACTTGGCCCAGGCGGGCGGGCGAGATCCTGAGCAACTGGATGCGGCCCTAGAACAGGCTCGTCAGACGCTGCAATCTACCCTGAAGGCTAGCTAG
- a CDS encoding diguanylate cyclase, which translates to MSRFSDLIEHLGLHSIESVSDVAEAISLVQAQQPDVLLLQADYPGALDLCRTFKDQGRLSWIYIILVGQLQWVDWFSAIATSQHIAQEEEAVEAGADAFAWCAHDINSQPIKVLGGSIPQDTCDASCQPEALPDPPLPFDANHFSQLLLRSLGAKIKSGLRRVQNHRELMRTNDLLSAIALSDPLTELNNRRAFEWELPRQIQNARTRKAPISLLVLDVDYFKSINDNYGHLVGDRALQLISARLRHNLRFCDTPFRYGGEEFIVILSDTDGAEALRVGHRLRRRMAERPFALSDTLDVTITISIGSASLLPSDDDRGLSLLNRADRNLLSAKSQGRNQVVASQDSSPG; encoded by the coding sequence ATGTCTAGGTTCTCTGACCTTATCGAACATCTTGGACTCCACTCCATTGAATCCGTCTCTGACGTCGCAGAGGCCATATCCCTTGTGCAAGCTCAGCAGCCCGATGTGCTGTTGCTGCAGGCTGACTATCCCGGTGCCCTAGATCTCTGCCGCACCTTCAAAGACCAAGGGCGGCTGTCGTGGATTTATATCATTCTGGTGGGGCAGCTTCAATGGGTCGATTGGTTTAGCGCGATCGCCACCTCCCAACACATTGCCCAAGAGGAGGAGGCTGTTGAAGCTGGCGCTGACGCCTTTGCCTGGTGTGCCCATGACATCAATAGTCAACCGATCAAGGTGCTAGGTGGCTCCATACCTCAGGATACCTGTGATGCATCCTGTCAACCAGAAGCCTTGCCGGATCCGCCCCTCCCCTTCGACGCCAACCATTTCAGCCAGCTCCTGCTGCGTAGTCTAGGAGCCAAGATCAAATCAGGCTTGCGGCGGGTACAAAATCATCGGGAGCTGATGCGCACCAATGACCTGCTTTCAGCGATCGCCCTTTCGGATCCCCTCACTGAATTAAACAACCGGCGAGCGTTTGAATGGGAACTGCCTCGGCAAATCCAAAATGCGCGCACCCGTAAAGCCCCGATTAGCCTCCTGGTGCTGGATGTTGACTACTTTAAGTCCATCAACGACAACTACGGGCATTTAGTGGGCGATCGCGCCCTACAACTGATTTCTGCCCGCCTGCGCCACAATCTACGGTTTTGTGACACCCCCTTTCGCTACGGTGGGGAAGAATTTATTGTGATTCTCAGCGATACGGATGGGGCAGAGGCGCTGCGCGTGGGGCATCGCCTGCGGCGGCGCATGGCAGAACGCCCTTTTGCCCTCAGCGATACCCTAGATGTCACCATTACCATTAGTATTGGCAGTGCCTCATTGCTGCCCAGTGATGACGATCGGGGTCTGAGCCTGCTAAACCGAGCTGACCGCAATCTGCTCTCTGCCAAATCCCAGGGACGCAATCAGGTGGTGGCTAGTCAAGATTCGTCTCCGGGGTAG
- a CDS encoding ABC transporter ATP-binding protein: MKQPSLSQKYRLPSRSSTLAAQPAHPLKRLLTYGKAYRRQVWWSVTCSVLNKLFDLAPPALIGIAVDVVVEQEQSLIASFGVRSILGQLLVLSGLTLVIWGLESAFEYAYDRLWRNLAQTIQHDLRIDAYRHLQDLELAYFENRNTGELMAILNDDVNQLERFLDRGANDLLQVATTVIVIGAAFFILAPGVAWMAMLPMPFILWGSIVFQKRLAPLYSEVREKVSVLNSRLSNNLSGITTIKSFTTEAYEIERVTLESEAYRQSNRRAIAFSAAFVPLIRLIILVGFTATLLYGGLAAAAGSLSVGTYSVLVFLTQRLLWPLTRLGETLDQYQRAMASTTRVMNLLDTPMAIPSGTLARPLPAIQGEVIFDQVSFAYPDRPPILNQLSLHIPAGKTIAIVGSTGSGKSTLVKLLLRFYDIDSGSITLDGTELRDIQLQDLRRAIGLVSQDVFLFHGSVADNIRYGSPDTTDADVIAAAAIAEAHEFIQQLPQGYATIVGERGQKLSGGQRQRLAIARAVLKNPPILILDEATSAVDNETEAAIQRSLDRITQNRTTIAIAHRLSTIRNADCIYVMEQGRLIEQGLHDDLLGKNQVYAGLWRIQMGQR; this comes from the coding sequence ATGAAGCAGCCATCTCTTTCCCAAAAATATCGTCTACCCTCTCGGTCATCCACCTTAGCTGCTCAACCAGCCCATCCCCTGAAACGACTGCTCACCTACGGTAAAGCCTATCGGCGGCAGGTGTGGTGGTCGGTAACCTGCTCAGTGCTCAACAAGCTGTTTGACCTTGCCCCCCCCGCGTTGATTGGGATCGCCGTGGATGTGGTGGTGGAGCAGGAGCAGTCTCTCATCGCTTCCTTTGGGGTGCGCAGCATTCTTGGGCAATTGCTGGTGTTGTCAGGCTTAACCCTGGTGATTTGGGGCTTAGAGTCTGCCTTTGAATATGCCTACGATCGCCTCTGGCGCAACCTAGCCCAAACCATTCAGCATGATCTGCGCATTGATGCCTACCGCCACCTCCAGGATCTAGAGCTGGCCTACTTCGAGAACCGCAACACCGGCGAACTCATGGCCATCTTGAATGATGACGTCAACCAGCTTGAGCGATTTCTCGATCGGGGAGCCAATGATCTCCTCCAGGTAGCCACCACGGTCATCGTCATTGGAGCGGCATTTTTCATCTTGGCACCGGGCGTGGCTTGGATGGCGATGCTGCCCATGCCGTTCATTTTGTGGGGATCGATTGTCTTCCAAAAACGCCTAGCGCCCCTCTACAGCGAGGTGCGTGAAAAGGTGAGTGTGCTCAACAGCCGTCTATCGAACAATCTCAGCGGCATCACAACCATTAAGAGCTTTACCACCGAAGCCTACGAAATTGAGCGGGTTACCCTAGAAAGTGAGGCCTATCGGCAGAGTAATCGGCGGGCGATCGCCTTCAGTGCGGCGTTTGTCCCATTGATCCGCCTGATCATCTTGGTGGGGTTTACTGCCACCTTGCTCTACGGTGGCTTGGCGGCAGCGGCAGGCAGCCTATCCGTGGGTACCTACAGCGTCCTCGTCTTTCTCACCCAGCGTCTGCTTTGGCCGCTCACCCGCTTGGGAGAAACGTTGGATCAGTATCAGCGGGCCATGGCCTCCACCACGCGGGTGATGAACTTGCTGGATACCCCCATGGCGATCCCGTCGGGCACCCTAGCGCGTCCCCTTCCCGCCATTCAAGGGGAGGTGATATTTGACCAAGTGAGCTTCGCCTATCCCGATCGCCCGCCGATCTTGAACCAGCTCTCCCTGCATATCCCAGCGGGTAAGACCATTGCCATTGTTGGCTCTACGGGGTCTGGCAAAAGTACCCTCGTGAAACTACTGCTGCGGTTCTACGATATTGACTCGGGCAGCATCACCCTGGATGGAACGGAGCTGCGAGATATCCAGCTCCAGGATCTGCGGCGGGCGATTGGCTTGGTCAGCCAGGACGTCTTCCTGTTCCACGGCAGCGTGGCGGACAATATTCGCTATGGCAGTCCCGACACGACGGATGCCGATGTGATTGCTGCGGCCGCGATCGCCGAGGCCCACGAGTTTATTCAACAGCTCCCCCAGGGATACGCCACGATAGTTGGGGAACGGGGGCAAAAACTATCGGGCGGGCAGCGGCAACGGTTGGCGATCGCCCGCGCCGTGTTGAAAAATCCACCGATTTTAATCTTGGATGAAGCCACGTCAGCCGTGGACAACGAAACCGAAGCGGCGATCCAGCGATCCCTAGATCGGATTACCCAAAACCGTACCACCATCGCCATCGCCCACCGCCTGTCTACCATTCGCAACGCGGACTGTATTTATGTGATGGAACAGGGGCGATTGATCGAGCAGGGGCTGCACGACGACCTGCTAGGCAAGAACCAGGTCTATGCTGGTCTATGGCGGATCCAGATGGGGCAGCGTTAG
- a CDS encoding histidine kinase: MEALNNSQETLPQTAAVSLQLLLFVDKRPYSAEKIRQIRSKLKELPTPHPVDLHVVDVSEQPHLAEHFKLVATPTLIKLFPEPRQMLAGTNLVAQIGNWWERWQRSLDDIAAQTVPEESKPSNPAHPTEAIEASPTSATLASVAHSAELIQLSDEIFQLRQEKEDLQEQVLFKDRLISMLAHDLRNPITAVSIALETLEMGFNTEASELPSRFTPELMAQLLKHARTQTKAVDRMIADVLQVARGQGAGFQIQPQRLDLGDLCYDVLSRLNAQVQRKSQQIEADIPSDLPRVYADPERVEQVLMNLLDNAIKYTPVSGSIRLTILHRTTQKVQVSICDDGPGIPEENCDRIFEDRFRLERDESKDGYGIGLSLCQRVIRAHYGQIWVDSVPSQGSCFHFTLPVYRS; encoded by the coding sequence ATGGAGGCACTGAACAACTCGCAGGAGACTCTGCCGCAGACCGCTGCCGTATCGCTGCAACTCCTGTTATTTGTGGACAAGCGTCCCTACTCTGCCGAGAAAATTCGTCAAATTCGCAGCAAGCTGAAGGAATTGCCGACCCCACACCCTGTTGATCTTCATGTGGTGGATGTCAGCGAACAGCCCCACCTGGCTGAACATTTCAAACTGGTGGCAACACCAACGCTGATCAAGCTATTTCCCGAGCCGCGTCAGATGCTGGCCGGCACAAACCTGGTGGCTCAAATTGGCAACTGGTGGGAGCGCTGGCAGCGATCGCTGGATGATATAGCCGCTCAGACCGTACCGGAAGAGTCCAAGCCTTCCAACCCTGCCCATCCTACAGAGGCGATCGAGGCATCCCCCACATCGGCCACCCTGGCATCCGTCGCCCACTCGGCAGAGCTGATTCAGCTATCGGACGAAATCTTTCAACTGCGTCAGGAAAAAGAGGATCTTCAGGAACAGGTGCTGTTTAAAGATCGCCTGATTTCCATGCTGGCCCATGATTTACGTAATCCCATTACGGCGGTGTCGATTGCGTTGGAAACCTTAGAAATGGGGTTCAATACGGAAGCTAGTGAACTCCCCTCTCGGTTTACACCGGAATTGATGGCTCAATTGCTCAAACATGCCCGCACCCAGACCAAGGCCGTCGATCGCATGATTGCCGATGTGCTGCAAGTGGCCCGTGGCCAGGGGGCTGGCTTCCAGATTCAACCTCAGCGCCTTGACCTAGGCGATCTCTGCTACGACGTTCTCAGTCGCTTAAATGCTCAAGTGCAGCGCAAGTCTCAGCAGATCGAGGCCGATATTCCCAGCGATCTGCCTCGGGTCTATGCCGATCCGGAGCGGGTGGAACAGGTGCTCATGAATCTGCTCGACAATGCCATTAAGTACACACCGGTGTCTGGCAGTATTCGTCTGACTATTTTGCATCGCACCACCCAAAAGGTGCAGGTGAGTATCTGTGATGATGGCCCTGGCATTCCTGAAGAAAATTGCGATCGCATCTTCGAGGATCGATTTCGCCTAGAACGGGATGAAAGCAAAGATGGTTATGGTATCGGTCTCTCCCTTTGCCAGCGGGTCATTCGGGCCCACTATGGGCAGATCTGGGTCGATTCTGTTCCCAGCCAGGGCAGTTGCTTTCACTTCACCCTGCCGGTCTACCGTTCCTAG
- a CDS encoding 5-formyltetrahydrofolate cyclo-ligase — protein sequence MSTSLDKPSLRRSLLAHRQAMTVHDWQQASDRLCAHLQASDQLHQAKTVLAYFSIRQEPDLRPLFTACSWIRWGMPRCQGRSLIWHQIDPGDPSHWQAGAYGIPEPRSQRPILDPQGVDLMLIPAVACDRRGYRLGYGGGFYDRLLSQPDWQAIPTLGIVFHHGYLPQLPADPWDRPLQAVCTDQALYSISSID from the coding sequence ATGTCTACGAGTCTAGATAAGCCATCCCTCCGTCGATCGCTCCTGGCCCATCGTCAAGCCATGACGGTGCACGACTGGCAGCAGGCCAGCGATCGCCTCTGTGCCCATCTCCAAGCCAGTGACCAACTGCATCAGGCCAAGACGGTACTCGCCTACTTCAGCATTCGCCAAGAGCCCGACCTACGTCCGTTGTTCACCGCCTGTTCCTGGATCCGTTGGGGGATGCCGCGCTGTCAGGGGCGATCGCTAATCTGGCACCAGATCGATCCCGGTGATCCCAGCCATTGGCAAGCGGGAGCCTACGGTATTCCAGAACCGCGATCCCAGCGACCGATCCTTGATCCCCAGGGGGTTGATCTGATGCTGATCCCCGCCGTGGCCTGCGATCGCCGAGGCTATCGACTGGGCTATGGTGGCGGCTTTTACGATCGCCTGCTCAGCCAACCGGATTGGCAAGCGATCCCCACCCTGGGCATTGTGTTCCACCACGGCTACCTACCCCAGCTTCCTGCCGATCCCTGGGATCGACCGCTACAGGCGGTTTGTACGGATCAGGCTCTCTACTCCATCAGCTCCATCGACTAA